Proteins co-encoded in one Microtus ochrogaster isolate Prairie Vole_2 unplaced genomic scaffold, MicOch1.0 UNK81, whole genome shotgun sequence genomic window:
- the Tm6sf2 gene encoding transmembrane 6 superfamily member 2 isoform X1 — MDIPPLAGKTAAMSLGALPLSYVLNQVSAFSQPLCAVLMSTLILGLLFMAVYSLSHGEITYDPLYAVFVLFSFTSVVDLVIALQEDGYMVGFMDFYTKEGEPYLRTAHGIFICYWDGTVHYLLYLAMAGAIRKRKRYRNLGLYWLGSFAMSLLVFLPGNILGKYSSEIRPAFFLAILYMLVPCWAGVKIFSQSHAPTSYTPNMVQEEQKKGILQRPADLVIVMCLVLAAFFTLFRGLVVLDCPTDACFIYIYQYEPYLRDPVAYPKLQMLVYLFYALPFYCLAVYALIFPGCSWLPDWALVFAGAIGQAQFSHMGASMHLRTPFTYRVPEDTWTTFFLSNMLFALGPHLLAFRCLWWPAFFMQSPPLEPQGQSKKQQ; from the exons ATGGACATCCCGCCGCTAGCCGGCAAGACCGCGGCGATGTCGCTCGGCGCTCTGCCGCTGTCCTACGTGCTCAACCAAGTCTCGGCGTTCTCACA GCCCTTGTGCGCAGTGCTGATGAGTACGCTGATACTGGGTCTGCTCTTTATGGCCGTCTACAGTCTGTCTCATGGGGAGATCACCTATGACCCTCTCTATGCTG tctttGTGCTCTTCTCCTTCACCTCGGTGGTGGACCTCGTTATTGCACTCCAAGAAGATGGCTACATGGTGGGCTTTATGGATTTCTACACCAAGGAG GGGGAGCCCTACCTACGCACAGCGCATGGCATTTTCATCTGCTACTGGGATGGTACTGTCCACTACCTACTCTATCTGGCCATGGCGGGTGCCATCCGGAAGAG GAAAAGGTACCGGAATCTTGGGCTCTACTGGCTGGGGTCCTTCGCCATGAGCCTCCTGGTGTTCCTCCCAGGAAACATCCTTG GTAAATACAGTTCAGAGATCAGACCTGCCTTCTTCCTTGCCATCCTCTACATGCTGGTCCCATGCTGGGCTGGTGTGAAGATCTTCAGCCAGTCCCATGCACCAACCTCCTACACCCCCAACATG GTACAGGAGGAGCAAAAAAAAGGCATCCTACAGCGCCCAGCCGACCTGGTGATCGTCATGTGCCTCGTCCTTGCTGCGTTCTTCACTCTCTTCCGGGGCCTG GTGGTACTTGACTGCCCCACAGACgcctgcttcatctatatttacCAATATGAGCCATACCTGCGGGACCCTGTGGCCTACCCAAAGTTGCAG ATGCTGGTGTATTTGTTCTATGCTCTGCCTTTCTACTGCCTGGCTGTCTATGCCCTCATTTTCCCTGGCTGCTCCTGGCTGCCAGACTGGGCCTTGGTGTTTGCCGGAGCCATTGGCCAG GCGCAGTTCTCACACATGGGTGCCTCCATGCACCTGCGCACACCCTTCACCTACCGCGTGCCTGAGGACACCTGGACCACCTTCTTTCTAAGCAACATGCTGTTTGCACTGGGTCCACACCTGCTGGCTTTCCGCTGCCTGTGGTGGCCTGCCTTTTTCATGCAGTCACCACCCTTGGAGCCCCAGGGCCAAAGCAagaagcagcagtga
- the Tm6sf2 gene encoding transmembrane 6 superfamily member 2 isoform X3 encodes MDIPPLAGKTAAMSLGALPLSYVLNQVSAFSQPLCAVLMSTLILGLLFMAVYSLSHGEITYDPLYAVFVLFSFTSVVDLVIALQEDGYMVGFMDFYTKEGEPYLRTAHGIFICYWDGTVHYLLYLAMAGAIRKRKRYRNLGLYWLGSFAMSLLVFLPGNILGKYSSEIRPAFFLAILYMLVPCWAGVKIFSQSHAPTSYTPNMVQEEQKKGILQRPADLVIVMCLVLAAFFTLFRGLMLVYLFYALPFYCLAVYALIFPGCSWLPDWALVFAGAIGQAQFSHMGASMHLRTPFTYRVPEDTWTTFFLSNMLFALGPHLLAFRCLWWPAFFMQSPPLEPQGQSKKQQ; translated from the exons ATGGACATCCCGCCGCTAGCCGGCAAGACCGCGGCGATGTCGCTCGGCGCTCTGCCGCTGTCCTACGTGCTCAACCAAGTCTCGGCGTTCTCACA GCCCTTGTGCGCAGTGCTGATGAGTACGCTGATACTGGGTCTGCTCTTTATGGCCGTCTACAGTCTGTCTCATGGGGAGATCACCTATGACCCTCTCTATGCTG tctttGTGCTCTTCTCCTTCACCTCGGTGGTGGACCTCGTTATTGCACTCCAAGAAGATGGCTACATGGTGGGCTTTATGGATTTCTACACCAAGGAG GGGGAGCCCTACCTACGCACAGCGCATGGCATTTTCATCTGCTACTGGGATGGTACTGTCCACTACCTACTCTATCTGGCCATGGCGGGTGCCATCCGGAAGAG GAAAAGGTACCGGAATCTTGGGCTCTACTGGCTGGGGTCCTTCGCCATGAGCCTCCTGGTGTTCCTCCCAGGAAACATCCTTG GTAAATACAGTTCAGAGATCAGACCTGCCTTCTTCCTTGCCATCCTCTACATGCTGGTCCCATGCTGGGCTGGTGTGAAGATCTTCAGCCAGTCCCATGCACCAACCTCCTACACCCCCAACATG GTACAGGAGGAGCAAAAAAAAGGCATCCTACAGCGCCCAGCCGACCTGGTGATCGTCATGTGCCTCGTCCTTGCTGCGTTCTTCACTCTCTTCCGGGGCCTG ATGCTGGTGTATTTGTTCTATGCTCTGCCTTTCTACTGCCTGGCTGTCTATGCCCTCATTTTCCCTGGCTGCTCCTGGCTGCCAGACTGGGCCTTGGTGTTTGCCGGAGCCATTGGCCAG GCGCAGTTCTCACACATGGGTGCCTCCATGCACCTGCGCACACCCTTCACCTACCGCGTGCCTGAGGACACCTGGACCACCTTCTTTCTAAGCAACATGCTGTTTGCACTGGGTCCACACCTGCTGGCTTTCCGCTGCCTGTGGTGGCCTGCCTTTTTCATGCAGTCACCACCCTTGGAGCCCCAGGGCCAAAGCAagaagcagcagtga
- the Tm6sf2 gene encoding transmembrane 6 superfamily member 2 isoform X2 has protein sequence MDIPPLAGKTAAMSLGALPLSYVLNQVSAFSQPLCAVLMSTLILGLLFMAVYSLSHGEITYDPLYAVFVLFSFTSVVDLVIALQEDGYMVGFMDFYTKEGEPYLRTAHGIFICYWDGTVHYLLYLAMAGAIRKRKRYRNLGLYWLGSFAMSLLVFLPGNILGKYSSEIRPAFFLAILYMLVPCWAGVKIFSQSHAPTSYTPNMEEQKKGILQRPADLVIVMCLVLAAFFTLFRGLVVLDCPTDACFIYIYQYEPYLRDPVAYPKLQMLVYLFYALPFYCLAVYALIFPGCSWLPDWALVFAGAIGQAQFSHMGASMHLRTPFTYRVPEDTWTTFFLSNMLFALGPHLLAFRCLWWPAFFMQSPPLEPQGQSKKQQ, from the exons ATGGACATCCCGCCGCTAGCCGGCAAGACCGCGGCGATGTCGCTCGGCGCTCTGCCGCTGTCCTACGTGCTCAACCAAGTCTCGGCGTTCTCACA GCCCTTGTGCGCAGTGCTGATGAGTACGCTGATACTGGGTCTGCTCTTTATGGCCGTCTACAGTCTGTCTCATGGGGAGATCACCTATGACCCTCTCTATGCTG tctttGTGCTCTTCTCCTTCACCTCGGTGGTGGACCTCGTTATTGCACTCCAAGAAGATGGCTACATGGTGGGCTTTATGGATTTCTACACCAAGGAG GGGGAGCCCTACCTACGCACAGCGCATGGCATTTTCATCTGCTACTGGGATGGTACTGTCCACTACCTACTCTATCTGGCCATGGCGGGTGCCATCCGGAAGAG GAAAAGGTACCGGAATCTTGGGCTCTACTGGCTGGGGTCCTTCGCCATGAGCCTCCTGGTGTTCCTCCCAGGAAACATCCTTG GTAAATACAGTTCAGAGATCAGACCTGCCTTCTTCCTTGCCATCCTCTACATGCTGGTCCCATGCTGGGCTGGTGTGAAGATCTTCAGCCAGTCCCATGCACCAACCTCCTACACCCCCAACATG GAGGAGCAAAAAAAAGGCATCCTACAGCGCCCAGCCGACCTGGTGATCGTCATGTGCCTCGTCCTTGCTGCGTTCTTCACTCTCTTCCGGGGCCTG GTGGTACTTGACTGCCCCACAGACgcctgcttcatctatatttacCAATATGAGCCATACCTGCGGGACCCTGTGGCCTACCCAAAGTTGCAG ATGCTGGTGTATTTGTTCTATGCTCTGCCTTTCTACTGCCTGGCTGTCTATGCCCTCATTTTCCCTGGCTGCTCCTGGCTGCCAGACTGGGCCTTGGTGTTTGCCGGAGCCATTGGCCAG GCGCAGTTCTCACACATGGGTGCCTCCATGCACCTGCGCACACCCTTCACCTACCGCGTGCCTGAGGACACCTGGACCACCTTCTTTCTAAGCAACATGCTGTTTGCACTGGGTCCACACCTGCTGGCTTTCCGCTGCCTGTGGTGGCCTGCCTTTTTCATGCAGTCACCACCCTTGGAGCCCCAGGGCCAAAGCAagaagcagcagtga
- the Hapln4 gene encoding hyaluronan and proteoglycan link protein 4, whose amino-acid sequence MACAPTALGPHALWAVAWVLLLLVPVPVGAQRGRKKVVHVLEGESGSVVVQTAPGQVVSHRGGTIVLPCRYHYEAAAHDHDGVRLKWTKVVDPLAFTDVFVALGTQHRAFGPYRGRAELQNDGPGDASLVLRNVTLQDYGRYECEVTNELEDDAGVVKLDLEGVVFPYHPRGGRYKMTFVEAQRACAEQDGILASAEQLHEAWRDGLDWCNAGWLRDGSVQYPVSQAREPCGGAGSNGAGEGTNGGVRNYGYRHNAEERYDAFCFTSNLPGRVFFLKPLRPVALAGATRACAARGATVAKVGQLFAAWKLQLLDRCTAGWLADGSARYPIVNPRTRCGGPRPGVRSLGFPDASRRLFGVYCYRAPGAPDPAPGGWGWGWEGGGGWAGGSRDPAAWTPLRV is encoded by the exons ATG GCGTGCGCTCCGACGGCCCTCGGTCCCCACGCGCTCTGGGCCGTCGCCTGGGTACTCCTGCTGCTGGTCCCCGTACCTGTCGGGGCGCAGCGTGGCAGAAAGAAAGTCGTGCACGTGCTGG AGGGCGAATCCGGCTCAGTGGTGGTGCAGACGGCGCCCGGGCAGGTGGTGAGCCACCGCGGTGGCACCATCGTCTTACCCTGCCGTTACCATTACGAGGCGGCCGCTCACGATCACGACGGCGTCCGCCTCAAGTGGACGAAGGTGGTAGACCCTTTGGCCTTCACCGATGTCTTCGTGGCTCTGGGTACCCAGCACAGAGCCTTTGGTCCCTACCGAGGGCGAGCCGAGCTACAGAACGACGGGCCTGGGGACGCCTCCCTGGTCCTCCGAAATGTCACCCTGCAGGACTATGGACGCTACGAGTGTGAGGTCACCAATGAGCTAGAGGATGACGCCGGCGTAGTCAAGCTGGACCTGGAAG GCGTGGTCTTCCCCTATCACCCTCGTGGAGGCCGCTACAAGATGACTTTCGTGGAAGCACAGCGAGCTTGCGCTGAACAGGATGGCATTCTGGCGTCTGCCGAGCAGCTGCACGAAGCCTGGCGCGATGGCCTGGACTGGTGCAATGCAGGATGGTTGCGCGATGGCTCTGTGCAGTACCCAGTGAGCCAGGCCCGGGAGCCCTGTGGCGGGGCAGGGAGCAATGGGGCTGGTGAAGGCACCAACGGAGGCGTGCGCAATTATGGATATCGCCATAATGCTGAGGAACGCTATGATGCATTCTGCTTCACGTCCAACCTCCCTG GACGCGTGTTCTTCCTGAAGCCTCTCCGGCCAGTGGCCTTGGCCGGAGCAACTCGCGCTTGCGCGGCTCGCGGTGCGACGGTGGCCAAGGTCGGGCAGCTGTTCGCCGCCTGGAAGCTACAGCTGTTGGACCGCTGCACTGCCGGCTGGCTGGCCGATGGCAGCGCGCGCTACCCCATCGTGAATCCGCGAACTCGCTGCGGGGGCCCCCGGCCGGGCGTCCGCAGCCTCGGTTTCCCCGACGCCTCACGACGTCTCTTCGGTGTCTATTGCTACCGCGCTCCAGGGGCCCCAGACCCGGCTCcgggaggctggggctggggctgggagggCGGAGGAGGCTGGGCAGGAGGGTCTAGGGACCCGGCTGCCTGGACCCCGCTGCGTGTCTAG